The proteins below are encoded in one region of Asticcacaulis excentricus CB 48:
- the rpsO gene encoding 30S ribosomal protein S15 — MSITLERKAELIKTHARSENDTGGSEVQIAILSERIANLTEHFKTHKKDNHSRRGLLKLVSQRRRLLDYLKATDTARYTAIVETLGLRR, encoded by the coding sequence ATGTCGATCACGCTTGAGCGTAAAGCTGAACTGATCAAGACCCACGCCCGTTCGGAAAACGATACGGGTGGGTCCGAAGTGCAAATCGCTATCCTGTCGGAGCGCATTGCCAACCTGACCGAGCACTTCAAGACGCACAAGAAGGACAACCACTCCCGTCGTGGCCTTCTGAAGCTGGTGTCGCAACGCCGCCGCCTGCTGGACTATCTCAAGGCCACCGACACCGCCCGTTACACGGCGATCGTCGAGACCCTGGGTCTGCGTCGCTAA
- the rbfA gene encoding 30S ribosome-binding factor RbfA: MKRHSDKTRGHKAEAQGPSQRQLRAGELVRHALVEILREEELHDEALQGVSITITEVRCSPDLRHATVFVEPLGAGLGGVTISKDKIAPAIEALNRHAKFLRGILGRMIDMKFTPDLRFLHDESFNEAARIDALFMRPDVARDLRNDPRDEEDGED, from the coding sequence ATGAAAAGACACTCTGATAAAACCCGAGGTCATAAGGCCGAGGCTCAGGGACCAAGCCAGCGCCAGTTGCGTGCCGGCGAACTGGTCCGTCACGCGCTGGTCGAAATCCTGCGTGAAGAAGAACTGCATGACGAAGCCCTGCAGGGGGTTTCGATCACCATTACCGAAGTCCGCTGTTCGCCGGACCTGCGCCACGCCACTGTGTTTGTGGAGCCGCTGGGGGCTGGCCTAGGGGGCGTGACCATCTCAAAGGACAAAATCGCCCCGGCGATTGAGGCGCTCAATCGTCACGCCAAGTTCCTGCGCGGGATACTGGGGCGCATGATCGATATGAAGTTCACGCCGGACCTGCGATTTCTTCACGATGAAAGCTTCAATGAGGCGGCGCGAATTGACGCCCTGTTTATGCGTCCGGACGTGGCCAGAGACCTCAGAAATGATCCTCGTGATGAGGAAGATGGCGAGGACTAG
- the infB gene encoding translation initiation factor IF-2 — protein MSDPKDDKPEAPKGDNTRAPLSLKPRVGGNVSTGTVKQSFSHGRSKTVVVETKRRIGTPPQGAPSGGAQGAGGAPRSGGENLARPRPAAPQGAPSAPRPAPSGGNSGGLRQDELERRARVLEQARIDQERREAEARRQAEQRAREEAARRAAAAEAAPKSEAPAPAPAPSEPAPQAPAPVQAEAPRRSPIEEALSRPAQRAPREDRRDGFRDDRAPRSDRPQGDRPQGQYGDRPRGDRPQGDRPQGDRPPFNRDGNRPQGDRPQGQYGDRPRGDRPQGDRPQGQYGDRPRGDRPQGDRPPFNRDGNRPQGDRPNYGERTPRGDRPQGDRPPFNRDGNRPQGDRGPRDPNRPQGDRGPRPAGETVRYSANSPRPPRGPAGVAPNAPAVSEVDRIRSSRGSPVGKPGDVRARTGDDDDRGRRGGKAGAPTKAVSQTRGEPKRREGRLTLQAVVGDDEGAADRMRSLASVRRAREREREKRKGVTTEQARVSRDVVIPDVITVQELSNRMAVRAVDIIKMLMKQGMMLKINDVIDSDTAELVATEFGHNVKRVSEADVLEGFIDAADHDDDTIVRPPVVAVMGHVDHGKTSLLDALRKEDVAAGEAGGITQHIGAYQIKVPSGERITFLDTPGHAAFSAMRARGANVTDIVVLVVAADDGVMPQTIEAINHARAAKTPIIVAVNKMDKHEANPQRVINELLQHEVVVEALGGETQIVEVSAKTGLGLDNLVEAILLQAEVLDLRANPDRTAEGVVIEAKLDKGRGPVATVLVKRGTLKRGDIIVAGGAWGRVRALIDERNAQLPEAGPSQPVEILGLDQAPDPGEAFAVVENDARAREITEYRQRVKREKMVAPVGVSLSDMMSKLKDNKVKELQLIVKADVQGSAEAIIGSLEKVGNEEVRARIIHSGAGGITESDVQLAKGSNSPIIGFNVRASKQARDLAEREGVEIRYYAIIYDLIDDIKGVLSGMLAPIQRETFLGNAEVLEVFDITKVGKVAGCRVTEGRVEKGARVRILRDDVVIQEMGVLTTLKRFKDEVNSVVVGQECGMSFGPFQDIKKGDFIECFTVEEIKRTL, from the coding sequence ATGAGCGATCCGAAAGACGATAAACCCGAAGCCCCCAAAGGCGATAATACCCGCGCTCCTTTGAGCCTGAAGCCGCGCGTCGGTGGCAATGTGTCCACCGGCACCGTGAAGCAGAGCTTCAGCCATGGGCGTTCCAAGACGGTGGTGGTCGAAACCAAGCGCCGCATCGGCACGCCTCCGCAAGGCGCGCCTTCGGGTGGGGCTCAGGGCGCCGGTGGCGCGCCTCGCTCCGGTGGTGAAAATCTGGCGCGTCCGCGTCCGGCTGCCCCGCAGGGGGCACCGTCTGCGCCCCGTCCGGCACCATCGGGTGGAAATTCGGGTGGTCTGCGTCAGGATGAGCTGGAGCGTCGCGCTCGGGTGCTTGAGCAGGCGCGCATTGATCAGGAACGCCGCGAAGCCGAAGCGCGCCGTCAGGCCGAGCAACGCGCCCGCGAAGAGGCGGCCCGCCGTGCGGCGGCTGCCGAAGCGGCACCGAAGTCCGAAGCACCCGCCCCCGCACCCGCGCCGTCCGAACCCGCGCCACAAGCGCCTGCTCCGGTTCAGGCCGAAGCTCCGCGTCGCAGCCCCATCGAAGAGGCTCTGTCGCGACCGGCCCAGCGTGCGCCGCGTGAAGACCGCCGTGATGGCTTCCGCGATGATCGCGCGCCTCGCTCCGATCGTCCGCAAGGCGATCGTCCGCAGGGTCAGTATGGTGACCGTCCCCGCGGTGACCGGCCGCAAGGTGACCGTCCTCAGGGAGATCGCCCGCCGTTCAACCGTGATGGTAACCGTCCGCAGGGCGACCGCCCGCAAGGGCAGTATGGCGATCGCCCGCGCGGTGACCGTCCGCAAGGTGACCGGCCTCAGGGTCAGTACGGAGATCGTCCGCGCGGTGACCGCCCGCAAGGGGATCGTCCGCCGTTTAACCGTGATGGCAACCGTCCGCAGGGCGATCGTCCCAACTATGGCGAACGCACGCCGCGTGGTGACCGTCCGCAAGGGGATCGCCCGCCGTTTAACCGCGATGGCAATCGTCCGCAGGGCGATCGTGGCCCCAGAGATCCGAACCGTCCGCAGGGCGACCGAGGTCCGCGTCCGGCCGGTGAAACCGTCCGCTATTCGGCCAATTCGCCGCGTCCGCCGCGTGGTCCGGCCGGTGTGGCCCCGAACGCTCCGGCTGTGTCGGAAGTCGATCGTATCCGTTCGTCGCGCGGTTCGCCGGTCGGCAAGCCAGGTGATGTGCGTGCGCGTACCGGAGACGACGATGATCGTGGCCGTCGCGGCGGCAAGGCCGGTGCACCGACCAAGGCCGTCTCGCAGACCCGTGGTGAGCCTAAGCGTCGCGAAGGCCGCCTGACCCTGCAAGCCGTTGTGGGTGACGACGAAGGTGCCGCCGACCGTATGCGTTCGCTGGCTTCGGTACGCCGGGCCCGTGAGCGTGAACGCGAAAAGCGCAAGGGTGTCACCACCGAACAGGCGCGTGTGTCGCGTGACGTGGTCATCCCTGACGTTATCACGGTTCAGGAACTGTCGAACCGTATGGCTGTGCGTGCCGTGGACATCATCAAGATGCTGATGAAGCAAGGGATGATGCTTAAGATCAACGACGTGATTGACTCCGATACGGCTGAACTGGTGGCCACGGAATTTGGTCACAACGTGAAGCGCGTCTCCGAAGCTGACGTTCTCGAAGGCTTTATCGACGCCGCCGACCATGACGACGATACCATTGTGCGTCCGCCGGTCGTGGCTGTCATGGGTCACGTTGACCACGGCAAGACCTCGCTGCTCGATGCACTTCGTAAGGAAGATGTGGCGGCCGGTGAAGCCGGTGGCATCACCCAGCACATCGGTGCCTATCAGATTAAGGTGCCGTCGGGTGAACGTATCACCTTCCTCGACACGCCGGGCCACGCCGCCTTCTCGGCCATGCGTGCGCGCGGGGCCAATGTGACGGATATTGTGGTGCTGGTCGTGGCGGCGGATGACGGTGTCATGCCGCAGACCATCGAAGCCATCAACCACGCCCGCGCGGCCAAGACGCCGATCATCGTGGCCGTCAACAAGATGGACAAGCACGAAGCCAATCCGCAGCGCGTCATCAACGAACTTCTGCAACACGAAGTCGTCGTCGAAGCGCTGGGCGGTGAAACCCAGATCGTCGAAGTGTCGGCCAAAACCGGCCTGGGCCTCGATAATCTGGTCGAAGCCATCCTGCTTCAGGCCGAAGTGCTGGACCTGCGGGCCAATCCGGACCGTACCGCCGAAGGCGTGGTGATTGAGGCCAAGCTCGACAAGGGTCGCGGTCCTGTGGCCACGGTTCTGGTCAAGCGCGGTACGCTGAAGCGCGGTGACATCATCGTGGCCGGGGGTGCTTGGGGCCGCGTACGTGCGCTCATCGACGAACGCAATGCGCAACTGCCCGAAGCGGGTCCGTCGCAGCCGGTGGAAATCCTCGGCCTCGATCAGGCCCCCGATCCCGGCGAAGCCTTCGCCGTGGTGGAAAACGACGCCCGTGCCCGCGAAATCACCGAGTACCGTCAGCGCGTGAAGCGTGAAAAGATGGTGGCTCCGGTGGGCGTGTCGCTGTCGGACATGATGTCGAAGCTCAAGGACAACAAGGTCAAGGAGCTTCAGCTTATCGTAAAGGCGGACGTGCAGGGTTCTGCCGAAGCCATTATCGGATCGCTGGAAAAGGTCGGCAACGAAGAGGTCCGCGCGCGGATCATCCATTCGGGTGCCGGCGGTATCACCGAGTCCGATGTGCAGCTGGCCAAGGGGTCCAACTCGCCCATCATCGGCTTCAACGTCCGTGCCTCCAAGCAGGCGCGTGATCTGGCCGAACGCGAAGGCGTCGAGATCCGCTATTACGCGATCATTTACGACCTGATCGACGACATTAAGGGCGTGCTGTCGGGCATGCTGGCCCCGATCCAGCGCGAAACCTTCCTCGGCAACGCGGAAGTGCTCGAAGTGTTCGACATCACCAAGGTCGGTAAGGTCGCGGGTTGTCGCGTCACCGAAGGCCGCGTCGAAAAAGGGGCGCGTGTGCGTATCCTTCGCGACGACGTCGTCATTCAGGAAATGGGCGTGCTCACCACGCTCAAGCGCTTCAAGGACGAGGTCAACTCGGTCGTGGTCGGTCAGGAATGCGGTATGTCCTTCGGTCCGTTCCAGGACATCAAGAAAGGCGACTTCATCGAATGCTTCACGGTCGAAGAGATCAAGCGAACCTTGTAA
- a CDS encoding RNA-binding protein, translated as MTPSLNNETLIDLNDDLAEAGEISSQTVSVRVANRRDVASHQSVSRDGLIRFVVGPDGFVVPDLKETLPGRGLWLKADADSLALAIKKNLFSRAAKRAVKTPEGLDTLVPALIRRRLLEQLGLARREGNLVTGFEKVATALKLGKTAPHAAGRAAWLIEASDGAEDGRSKLLNLSNGQTPSVGLCGLFSNDELSLALGLENVIHAALIEGRRAAAFSREAERLCGFEALFPAQWRERPFNSN; from the coding sequence ATGACGCCATCCCTGAACAATGAGACTCTTATCGATCTGAATGACGATCTGGCTGAGGCGGGGGAAATCTCGTCTCAGACCGTTTCCGTGCGCGTGGCAAACCGCAGGGACGTCGCTTCACACCAGTCGGTTTCCCGTGACGGCCTGATCCGCTTTGTGGTCGGGCCCGACGGCTTTGTGGTGCCCGATCTGAAGGAAACTCTGCCTGGACGTGGGCTGTGGCTGAAGGCCGATGCCGACAGTCTGGCTCTGGCCATCAAAAAGAATCTGTTCTCGCGTGCGGCCAAACGTGCGGTCAAAACCCCGGAAGGCCTTGATACCCTTGTGCCGGCCCTGATCCGCAGACGTCTGCTGGAGCAACTGGGGCTGGCGCGACGCGAAGGAAATCTGGTGACGGGGTTTGAAAAAGTCGCCACAGCGCTTAAATTAGGCAAAACGGCGCCTCATGCGGCCGGACGTGCCGCGTGGCTGATCGAAGCCTCAGACGGGGCCGAAGATGGTCGCAGCAAGCTACTGAACCTTAGTAATGGCCAGACGCCGTCCGTTGGACTGTGCGGCCTGTTTTCCAATGATGAGCTGAGCCTCGCCCTGGGGCTCGAAAATGTGATCCATGCCGCCCTGATCGAAGGTCGGCGGGCGGCGGCGTTTTCGCGTGAAGCGGAACGCCTTTGCGGGTTTGAGGCGTTGTTTCCTGCCCAATGGCGCGAAAGGCCCTTTAACTCAAACTGA
- the truB gene encoding tRNA pseudouridine(55) synthase TruB, with protein sequence MARKKKGDLVNGWVCLDKPVGLGSTQAVSLVRRLFNAQKAGHAGTLDPMASGILPIALGEATKTVPYLMEADKVYRFTIRWGQRTASYDLEGEILEQDGLRPSEAEIREVLPQFIGEIEQAPPAFSAIKVDGQRAYDLAREGVEIELEARPVVVHGLTLERILSADEAEFLLHCGKGTYVRAIARDIALELGVLGVVSALRRERVGGFDINLSAGVEKLEDLRHRDAALDALLPVETALDDIPALPVTEDEATRLKQGREIPLSFSRTQTAEDALKIRSTSGKSEHGRTLWAHRDGDIVALGELRLGQFYPTRLINL encoded by the coding sequence TTGGCACGTAAGAAAAAAGGTGATCTGGTCAATGGCTGGGTCTGTCTGGACAAGCCCGTAGGGCTGGGCTCGACGCAGGCCGTGAGCTTAGTGCGGCGTCTGTTCAACGCGCAAAAGGCCGGACACGCCGGTACGCTGGACCCGATGGCGTCGGGTATCTTGCCCATCGCGCTGGGTGAGGCGACCAAGACCGTCCCTTATCTGATGGAAGCGGACAAGGTCTATCGCTTCACCATCCGCTGGGGGCAGCGCACGGCTAGCTACGACCTCGAGGGCGAGATCCTCGAACAGGATGGTCTGCGCCCAAGCGAAGCGGAAATCCGCGAAGTCCTGCCGCAGTTCATAGGTGAGATCGAACAGGCTCCGCCCGCCTTTTCGGCGATCAAGGTCGATGGGCAACGCGCCTATGATCTGGCACGCGAAGGCGTTGAAATTGAGCTGGAAGCGCGACCGGTGGTCGTGCATGGCTTGACGCTGGAGCGTATTCTCTCCGCCGATGAAGCCGAGTTCCTACTCCACTGTGGCAAGGGCACTTACGTGCGGGCCATTGCACGCGACATCGCACTGGAGTTGGGCGTGCTGGGCGTCGTTAGCGCGCTGCGCCGTGAGCGCGTCGGCGGCTTCGACATTAATTTGTCCGCAGGGGTGGAAAAGTTAGAGGATTTGAGGCATAGAGACGCCGCTTTGGACGCTTTGCTTCCCGTAGAGACGGCGCTGGACGACATCCCGGCCCTGCCTGTGACGGAAGACGAGGCCACAAGGCTCAAACAGGGTCGCGAAATCCCCCTGTCCTTCTCCCGCACACAAACGGCGGAAGACGCTCTGAAAATCCGGTCAACATCGGGAAAATCGGAGCACGGGCGTACCCTTTGGGCGCACCGGGACGGAGACATCGTTGCCTTGGGCGAATTGCGTCTGGGGCAATTTTACCCCACACGCCTTATCAACCTGTAA
- the nusA gene encoding transcription termination factor NusA — protein sequence MSFTGISANRQELLQIADAVAREKQIDKSVVLASIEEAVQKAARSRYGADHDIRVRVDPRTGEMTITRYVTVVPDEELENEYAQRGLTEALREDKDAFVGKTYDEVLPPFELGRVQSQMARQVVTHKVREAERERQYDEFKDRVGEIVNGTVKRVEYGNVIVDLGRGEGIMRRDQSIPREAFQVNDRIRAYIYDVRRETKGPQIMLSRAHGGFMAKLFAQEVPEVYDGVIEIKSVARDPGSRAKMAVLSNDNSIDPVGACVGMRGSRVQAVVGELQGEKIDIIQWSPDEATFIVNALAPAEVSKVVLDEEEDRVEVVVPDEQLSLAIGRRGQNVRLASQLTGWQVDIITESQDSERRQKEFAERTALFQEALDADEVIAQLLVTEGFSTVEDLAYVDQMEIAAIEGFDEDTAAELQARARDYLERFEAEQNAKRVELGVEDEVLNVPGITLAMAVALGEAGVKTVEDLADLATDEVRGGFEQRGAEKVRVPGALESFSLSVADAEALILNARIAAGWIEAPEPEEAYEESEESYEEEGANDAIPEQ from the coding sequence ATGAGCTTTACCGGAATCAGCGCCAACCGTCAGGAACTGCTGCAAATCGCCGACGCTGTGGCGCGCGAAAAGCAGATCGACAAGTCGGTCGTGCTCGCCTCCATCGAAGAAGCGGTACAAAAGGCCGCCCGTTCGCGCTATGGGGCCGACCACGACATCCGCGTGCGCGTCGATCCGCGCACCGGCGAAATGACCATCACCCGTTACGTGACGGTGGTGCCGGACGAAGAGCTTGAGAACGAATACGCGCAGCGCGGCCTGACCGAGGCTTTGCGCGAGGACAAGGACGCCTTTGTCGGCAAGACCTACGACGAAGTCCTGCCGCCGTTCGAACTCGGCCGCGTGCAATCGCAGATGGCGCGTCAGGTCGTGACGCACAAGGTGCGCGAAGCCGAGCGTGAGCGCCAGTATGATGAGTTCAAGGACCGTGTCGGCGAAATCGTCAACGGGACGGTCAAGCGCGTCGAATACGGCAATGTCATTGTCGATCTGGGCCGTGGCGAAGGCATCATGCGCCGCGATCAGTCGATCCCGCGCGAGGCGTTTCAGGTCAATGACCGGATCCGCGCCTATATCTATGACGTGCGCCGCGAAACCAAGGGCCCGCAGATCATGCTGTCGCGCGCCCACGGCGGCTTTATGGCTAAGCTGTTCGCGCAGGAAGTGCCGGAAGTCTATGACGGCGTGATCGAAATCAAGTCGGTCGCCCGTGACCCGGGTTCGCGCGCCAAGATGGCCGTTTTGTCCAACGACAACTCGATCGATCCGGTCGGGGCCTGCGTTGGTATGCGTGGGTCACGCGTGCAGGCCGTGGTCGGTGAACTGCAAGGCGAAAAGATCGACATCATCCAGTGGTCGCCGGACGAAGCCACCTTCATCGTTAACGCGCTGGCGCCCGCCGAAGTGTCGAAGGTCGTTCTGGACGAAGAAGAAGATCGCGTCGAGGTCGTGGTGCCGGATGAGCAACTGTCGCTCGCCATCGGTCGTCGCGGGCAGAATGTGCGTCTGGCCTCGCAACTGACGGGCTGGCAGGTCGATATCATCACTGAGTCGCAGGATTCTGAGCGTCGCCAAAAGGAATTTGCCGAGCGTACCGCCCTGTTCCAGGAAGCGCTGGATGCCGATGAGGTTATCGCGCAGCTTCTGGTTACCGAAGGCTTCTCGACGGTCGAAGACCTCGCCTATGTCGATCAAATGGAAATCGCCGCCATCGAAGGCTTCGATGAAGACACGGCGGCCGAGCTTCAGGCCCGCGCCCGTGACTATCTGGAGCGTTTCGAGGCCGAGCAGAACGCCAAGCGCGTTGAGCTGGGCGTCGAGGACGAGGTGCTGAACGTGCCAGGTATCACCCTGGCCATGGCCGTCGCTCTCGGCGAAGCCGGTGTGAAGACAGTCGAAGATCTGGCTGATCTGGCCACCGACGAAGTGCGCGGCGGCTTTGAGCAGCGTGGCGCTGAAAAGGTTCGTGTGCCGGGCGCTCTGGAAAGCTTCTCCCTGTCCGTGGCCGATGCCGAGGCCCTGATCCTCAATGCCCGTATTGCTGCGGGCTGGATCGAAGCGCCGGAGCCGGAAGAGGCTTATGAAGAATCCGAAGAGTCTTATGAAGAGGAGGGCGCGAATGACGCCATCCCTGAACAATGA
- the purU gene encoding formyltetrahydrofolate deformylase, whose product MPDTTFFDPSHYVLIIKCPDTRGIVAAVSGYLNDNDISIVESNQFNDSQGDMFYVRVVFKQAGARMPPMSILREGFKPIAHRFSMEWDIHNLSVRPRVVIAVSKFGHCLYELLHRWRSGLLPVEIAAVVSNHEDMRSFVEWNGLPYVHLPITKDTKAEQEAQFLSLIETHQADLVVLARYMQILSDEFSRRLEGRCINIHHSFLPSFKGAKPYHQAHQRGVKIIGATAHYVTSDLDEGPIIEQDVQRVHHGLTPEQLVAIGQDIEARVLARAVTWHAERRVIINGGKTIVFS is encoded by the coding sequence ATGCCCGACACGACCTTTTTCGACCCGTCCCATTACGTTCTGATCATCAAATGCCCGGACACGCGCGGTATCGTCGCGGCGGTCTCCGGCTATTTGAACGACAATGATATCTCCATCGTCGAGTCGAACCAGTTCAACGACAGTCAGGGCGACATGTTCTACGTGCGCGTGGTCTTCAAACAGGCCGGTGCGCGGATGCCGCCTATGTCGATCCTGCGCGAAGGGTTCAAGCCGATTGCTCACCGATTCAGCATGGAATGGGACATCCATAATCTGAGCGTTCGCCCACGCGTTGTTATCGCGGTGTCGAAGTTTGGTCACTGCCTGTACGAATTGCTGCACCGCTGGCGCTCAGGCTTGTTGCCCGTGGAAATTGCTGCCGTTGTATCAAACCACGAAGACATGCGCTCGTTTGTCGAATGGAACGGCCTGCCCTATGTGCATCTGCCGATCACTAAGGACACGAAGGCCGAGCAGGAGGCGCAGTTCCTTAGCCTGATCGAGACGCATCAGGCTGATCTGGTCGTGCTGGCGCGTTACATGCAGATTCTCTCGGATGAGTTTTCGCGCCGGCTGGAAGGCCGCTGCATCAATATTCACCACTCCTTCCTGCCGTCGTTCAAGGGCGCCAAGCCCTATCATCAGGCACATCAGCGCGGGGTGAAGATCATCGGAGCGACGGCGCACTATGTGACGTCTGATCTGGATGAAGGGCCGATCATCGAGCAGGACGTGCAGCGCGTGCACCACGGCCTGACGCCGGAGCAACTGGTGGCCATCGGTCAGGATATCGAGGCCCGCGTGCTGGCGCGCGCCGTAACCTGGCACGCCGAACGCCGCGTCATCATCAATGGCGGCAAGACGATCGTATTTAGCTGA
- a CDS encoding DUF418 domain-containing protein has translation MATPKSVPSTPQRLEGLDALRGFALFGLFMVHMPELFELYWAHPVTDPAQLLWHNVIFTLFGGKAFALMALCFGVSFFIIMDNSARKGVDFTGRFLWRLTVLLIIGLLHGLWYRGEILEVLAVMGVFLLPFYRLKSTTLIATIGVFFLLQPLMWIQLGAALNGADWANRPFGYWSGTVPEAHLTGKSLIETIRMNWVVGHPLKWMFMYESGRLSQILGLSLIGLCLGRIGFFSQPERFGRARLIGLVLSLIAALILWHSQGLISGLIPATEASRMPNALWSGIWSSLTDLSIMLTLMFGFVSLYYGPLHRGLNAFAAPGRMTLSLYVGQSLVFVPVFYSFGLGLHATMSQSEAVMLGLVAFAAQLGLAHLWFRHFHYGPLEWLWRAATYLTLKVPFSRAK, from the coding sequence ATGGCCACCCCCAAAAGTGTCCCTTCGACGCCGCAGCGTCTGGAGGGGTTGGATGCCCTGCGCGGTTTTGCTCTGTTTGGCCTGTTCATGGTGCACATGCCGGAATTGTTTGAGCTGTACTGGGCGCATCCGGTCACTGACCCGGCCCAGCTTTTATGGCACAACGTCATCTTCACCCTTTTTGGTGGCAAGGCCTTTGCGCTGATGGCCTTGTGCTTTGGCGTCTCCTTCTTCATCATCATGGACAATTCGGCGCGTAAGGGCGTCGATTTCACCGGACGCTTTCTATGGCGGCTGACGGTGCTGCTGATCATCGGCCTGCTGCACGGCCTGTGGTATCGCGGCGAGATACTGGAGGTGCTGGCGGTCATGGGCGTTTTTCTGCTGCCCTTCTATCGCCTGAAATCCACCACCCTGATCGCCACCATCGGCGTCTTCTTTCTGCTTCAGCCCTTGATGTGGATTCAACTGGGGGCCGCCCTGAACGGGGCTGACTGGGCCAATCGTCCGTTCGGGTACTGGAGCGGCACGGTCCCCGAGGCGCATCTGACGGGCAAGAGTCTGATCGAGACCATTCGCATGAACTGGGTGGTCGGGCACCCGCTGAAATGGATGTTCATGTACGAGTCCGGCCGCCTGAGCCAGATACTGGGCCTGTCGCTCATCGGGCTTTGTCTGGGACGTATCGGCTTTTTCAGTCAGCCGGAACGCTTCGGGCGGGCGCGCCTGATCGGTCTTGTCCTGTCGCTGATCGCCGCCCTTATCCTGTGGCATAGTCAGGGCCTGATCAGCGGCCTGATCCCGGCGACTGAGGCATCGCGCATGCCCAATGCCCTGTGGTCAGGTATCTGGTCCAGCCTGACCGATCTCAGCATCATGCTGACCCTGATGTTCGGGTTCGTGAGCCTCTATTACGGCCCATTGCATCGCGGGCTGAACGCCTTTGCCGCCCCCGGCCGTATGACGCTCAGCCTCTATGTGGGTCAGTCTCTGGTCTTCGTGCCGGTCTTCTACAGCTTCGGTCTGGGGCTGCACGCCACTATGAGCCAGTCGGAGGCGGTCATGCTCGGCCTCGTTGCCTTTGCGGCGCAGTTGGGTCTGGCGCATCTGTGGTTCCGCCATTTCCACTATGGCCCGCTGGAATGGCTGTGGCGGGCGGCAACCTATTTAACGCTTAAGGTCCCGTTCAGCCGCGCGAAATAA